The following are encoded together in the Arenicella xantha genome:
- a CDS encoding DUF1266 domain-containing protein — translation MIKQQLQNTPGYRDIPPKKIAYGVGLEQAGTLIKILMPLCVIVFSGMSVVVLPVAGIVLSGLFEQKDIGQLLNAEVLSTPSVMFALAVWPALIVIMLALMSRVKSIGLREQRRYYKLGKVTELSNEQRLALRLTAVDGFNDGAWTQTLEYWPCEVRVPDHMDRFKFFQVTSKNERRAMLDEWWGIVNTKQYQEMVESLYQGLHSSLLVDDMQSEHREAMVERIAGLAQLPETYVADCFETQQGKPPKLLWGFDLYRIIAIARSAYMSGYISEQESWSEILKVADIIHYLFDDYEDFYHNYRLGNAFWSNNFETAREKLERWQFFDKKCKWRVRKLAWPQPDEVDLPKSIRHACVNDDDTEEPRVGFI, via the coding sequence ATGATAAAACAACAACTACAAAACACCCCTGGCTATCGAGATATTCCACCCAAGAAAATTGCATATGGTGTTGGCTTAGAGCAAGCGGGTACCCTCATTAAAATACTGATGCCTTTGTGCGTTATCGTATTTAGCGGCATGAGTGTGGTGGTACTGCCGGTTGCTGGCATCGTGCTTAGTGGCTTGTTCGAGCAAAAAGATATTGGCCAACTGCTCAACGCAGAGGTGCTATCCACGCCGTCAGTTATGTTTGCCCTCGCAGTGTGGCCCGCACTGATTGTGATTATGCTGGCGCTGATGTCGCGTGTGAAATCAATCGGTCTTCGTGAGCAACGACGTTACTACAAACTCGGAAAGGTTACTGAGTTAAGCAATGAGCAAAGATTGGCGCTACGCTTAACCGCGGTCGATGGGTTTAATGATGGTGCCTGGACACAGACGCTTGAATACTGGCCATGTGAGGTGCGAGTACCCGACCACATGGACCGCTTCAAGTTCTTTCAAGTCACCAGCAAGAACGAACGACGTGCCATGCTCGACGAGTGGTGGGGAATTGTTAACACTAAACAGTACCAAGAAATGGTTGAAAGCTTGTACCAAGGTTTGCATTCATCGTTGCTTGTAGACGATATGCAAAGCGAGCACCGAGAGGCAATGGTAGAACGTATTGCCGGTTTGGCGCAGCTACCTGAAACCTACGTAGCCGATTGTTTTGAAACGCAGCAAGGCAAACCGCCGAAACTTCTATGGGGGTTTGACTTATACCGAATAATTGCCATAGCACGATCCGCCTACATGTCCGGATACATTAGCGAACAAGAGTCTTGGTCTGAAATACTGAAGGTCGCAGACATAATTCACTACCTGTTCGATGATTACGAAGACTTCTACCACAATTACCGACTTGGCAATGCGTTTTGGTCGAACAATTTCGAAACTGCGCGCGAAAAACTCGAAAGATGGCAATTCTTCGACAAAAAGTGCAAATGGCGCGTTCGCAAACTGGCTTGGCCACAGCCAGATGAAGTAGACCTGCCGAAGAGTATTCGTCACGCTTGTGTGAACGATGACGACACCGAAGAACCAAGAGTCGGTTTTATATAG
- a CDS encoding 3'(2'),5'-bisphosphate nucleotidase CysQ family protein has protein sequence MNSSLSPKQLQTLCGVAIQAAQEAGEWIEKVDRDTLQRNYKDAGNSKASQIVTEVDVQSENLIRQRLDEISEPAGIPFIGEESSSLASADAQKRFNTPYFWCVDPLDGTLPFSEGRAGYAVSISLVAQSGQALIGVVYDPAHRVLYHAVVGQGCYRNSAPFSRATTPAHSLQVYADASFKAHQRYELAVTALQRCARDLGMDGVTFSYGSGAVKNACQVLESSQSCYLKLPKKQDGGGSIWDYAATTCLAQEAGAWVSNINGKALALNRRDSTFMNHEGVLFASNSQIANLLLDSLWS, from the coding sequence ATGAACTCATCGCTGTCGCCAAAGCAACTGCAAACACTGTGTGGCGTCGCCATTCAGGCCGCGCAAGAAGCGGGTGAGTGGATTGAGAAAGTTGATCGCGATACATTACAGCGCAACTATAAAGATGCCGGCAACAGTAAGGCATCACAAATTGTTACCGAAGTAGACGTTCAAAGCGAGAACCTTATTCGCCAGCGTTTAGATGAAATTTCAGAGCCAGCGGGTATTCCATTTATTGGCGAAGAATCATCTTCGCTGGCTAGCGCAGACGCACAGAAACGTTTTAACACACCTTATTTTTGGTGTGTTGACCCGCTTGACGGCACCCTACCCTTTAGCGAAGGCCGAGCTGGCTACGCGGTCTCTATCTCGTTGGTTGCACAATCGGGGCAAGCATTGATCGGCGTGGTCTACGACCCCGCGCATCGAGTTCTGTATCACGCCGTAGTTGGGCAAGGTTGCTATCGAAATTCGGCTCCATTTAGCCGAGCCACGACTCCCGCTCACTCATTACAGGTCTACGCCGATGCCAGCTTTAAGGCTCACCAACGATATGAGTTGGCCGTTACCGCACTACAACGATGCGCGCGTGACTTGGGTATGGATGGCGTTACATTTTCATACGGCAGCGGAGCGGTAAAAAATGCCTGTCAAGTGCTGGAATCAAGCCAGTCCTGCTACCTAAAATTACCCAAAAAGCAAGACGGTGGCGGCAGCATTTGGGATTACGCCGCAACGACTTGCCTTGCTCAGGAAGCCGGCGCCTGGGTCAGCAACATTAATGGGAAAGCGCTAGCACTTAACCGCCGAGATTCAACGTTTATGAACCATGAAGGTGTTCTCTTTGCTTCAAATAGCCAAATTGCGAATTTATTATTGGATTCACTTTGGAGTTAG
- a CDS encoding phosphotransferase produces the protein MLPATADLVLSATGAQSIDSSTVVQSLWSGYGQIVRLALNGGSDDSVILKHIKLPDTSNHPRGWNTDLSHQRKVRSYRVEAQWYQHYAARCDNHCVVPNCLAVESHENETMLVLSDLDAAGYNVRKNRVDIQDLFACLDWLASFHATFLNDDAVGLWECGSYWHLDTRPDELAALDDVALRQAAPLIDQKLRECQHQTLVHGDAKLANFCFRPTDIEVANSQRVAGVDFQYVGRGCGMKDVAYLIGSCLNEDQCEAMESQLLDHYFSELIKRVAHKIRSVNTAALEDEWRELYPFAWADFHRFIKGWSPGHWKINSYSEKLTADVISKLRP, from the coding sequence ATGCTGCCAGCCACAGCCGACCTTGTCTTATCGGCAACCGGCGCACAATCAATCGACAGCTCCACAGTAGTCCAATCACTGTGGAGCGGTTATGGCCAGATTGTTCGCCTTGCTCTTAACGGTGGCTCTGACGATTCCGTGATCCTCAAGCATATTAAATTACCCGATACCAGCAACCACCCTCGCGGTTGGAACACGGACTTATCTCACCAAAGAAAAGTCCGCTCATATCGAGTAGAAGCTCAGTGGTATCAGCACTATGCAGCACGTTGTGACAACCACTGTGTTGTACCAAATTGCCTTGCCGTTGAGTCACATGAGAATGAAACAATGCTAGTCTTGTCAGACCTCGATGCGGCTGGTTACAACGTTCGAAAGAACCGAGTTGATATCCAAGACCTGTTTGCCTGCCTTGATTGGTTGGCGAGCTTTCATGCAACATTCTTAAACGATGACGCAGTTGGGTTATGGGAATGCGGTAGCTATTGGCATCTTGATACACGCCCTGATGAATTAGCCGCGTTGGATGATGTCGCCCTGCGCCAAGCGGCACCTCTGATCGACCAAAAACTACGGGAATGCCAACACCAAACCTTAGTGCATGGAGACGCCAAGCTAGCTAATTTTTGTTTTCGCCCAACTGACATAGAAGTTGCGAATTCGCAGCGCGTCGCTGGTGTCGACTTCCAATACGTTGGGCGCGGTTGCGGCATGAAAGACGTAGCTTATCTTATCGGCAGCTGCTTAAATGAAGACCAATGCGAAGCAATGGAGAGCCAGCTACTGGATCATTATTTTTCCGAGCTAATCAAACGGGTTGCCCACAAAATACGCAGCGTGAATACAGCCGCGTTAGAAGACGAGTGGCGGGAGCTTTACCCATTCGCATGGGCTGACTTTCATCGCTTTATTAAGGGCTGGAGCCCAGGCCACTGGAAGATTAATAGCTACAGCGAAAAACTGACTGCGGATGTGATCAGTAAACTACGGCCATGA